From one Sphaeramia orbicularis chromosome 9, fSphaOr1.1, whole genome shotgun sequence genomic stretch:
- the LOC115425553 gene encoding perforin-1-like yields the protein MSSRWSLVLLVLPVLWAAAEAQLRVFNLRASDLPSDILGITDGYVKVFCSSTFVGETSVRDNNANPWWEEEFTHFLVQENDILRLEVHDSDFLFDDLLGVCERPVKNGTHEHDCFLEEGGVLHYTYTLGGNQM from the coding sequence ATGTCCTCCAGGTGGTCCTTGGTCCTGCTGGTCCTGCCGGTCCTCTGGGCTGCGGCTGAAGCCCAGCTCCGGGTCTTCAACCTTCGGGCCAGCGACCTTCCCTCCGACATCCTGGGAATCACCGACGGCTACGTGAAGGTGTTCTGCAGCTCAACGTTTGTGGGCGAAACGTCCGTCCGCGACAACAACGCCAACCCCTGGTGGGAGGAGGAGTTCACCCACTTCCTGGTTCAGGAGAATGACATCCTGAGGCTGGAGGTTCACGACTCGGACTTCCTGTTCGACGACCTGCTGGGAGTCTGCGAGAGACCGGTGAAGAACGGAACCCATGAGCACGACTGTTTCCTGGAGGAGGGAGGAGTCCTGCATTACACCTACACTCTGGGCGGAAACCAGATGTAG
- the LOC115426298 gene encoding perforin-1-like, producing the protein MSSSSALLLLLLVLGCSVLAQAQLKVFNIRASGLPSDLLGTTDGYVKLFCGSGSLGQTSVREDEVNPWWGEEFSYFKAQQNDVLRLEVYDSDFLFDDLLGVCQRQIKVGTHQHDCYLKKGGTLHYAYTLG; encoded by the coding sequence ATGTCCTCCTCCagcgctctcctcctcctcctcttggtcCTGGGCTGTTCAGTTCTGGCTCAGGCCCAGCTGAAGGTCTTCAACATCCGGGCCAGTGGTCTTCCCTCAGACCTGCTGGGGACCACCGACGGCTACGTCAAGCTGTTCTGTGGTTCTGGAAGTCTGGGTCAGACGTCTGTCCGTGAGGATGAGGTCAACCCCTGGTGGGGGGAGGAGTTCTCCTACTTCAAGGCCCAGCAGAACGACGTCCTGAGGCTGGAGGTCTACGACAGCGACTTCCTGTTCGACGACCTGCTGGGGGTCTGCCAGAGACAGATCAAAGTGGGAACCCACCAGCACGACTGCTACCTGAAGAAAGGAGGAACCCTGCACTACGCCTACACCCTGGGCTGA